The genomic region ACACGTTACAGAGAAAAGATTTACTAATATTTTCAATGTTATGGATGTAATtaatgagtccaaatcttctgtgccactttttctgctccactctatacttcaccaataaaaatttgtcatgtgttcacctaattaattaaatattatcattattgacttattaaatgctaccgttattaattaatagtagtattaaattaattaggtgaacacatggcaagtttttattggtgaagtatagagtggagcaagaaaagtgggacagaagatttggactcgtaATTAAACAAGGGATTAAAACCTATAGATTTAAGTTGCATACCTTGCCAATTTGACTTAACTCATAAAATAATAGATTTACAAGATAACATTGAGAGATATATCACTTGCGTCACTTAAATCTTGTTTAGGAATTCATAAAATCACAAGTAAATTATACTTATAGGGTGGAAATAGTAATGAATAAATCAATATtaagacaaaattaaaaaaataaggacaaaatttCATCCTTtgaataattttgatatttgtgactaatgtaaacttttttttttttgatagacaATAGAAAAACTTCTATTTTGTCTTAATACAAAAAgtgtaaagttgaatttatttaactatgtgttggctttattttgtgccaatttgattgtaattcaggatttagaaaccctgtatttaagAGAGAATAATGTAAGaattgtgtgtgagagagtgtgaagattgGATCAAAAGTGTGCAACAAGAAGGTGACTTACGACTGGACTCGCGACTAACTCGCGAGTGGTGACTCACCAAAATGAAGCACATATGTGAAGCATGtaggaagatgaagagtcagAATAGTTGgatcactacaggacaaaaaatACAGTCTGACCTTGTTTGGTAACTGGCAACTGGAACTTACGACTCATCCCAGTAGCGAGTGACTCGCTAGTGCACCTTGTTTTGCTGAAAGgtaacttttcacattccatctcatatattactataaataccctaaTACTCACGAAATgtagagcttctagagagaattttgagagagaaactctaaagaaaaacaagattgattcatccatAATCTTATACacttgattctccaaattcctctactctcaccctctccattgtcatacccatgAAAGGATCATAAAccaaatccttacctcaccAAATTCAAAGTAGTGAGAAGGTTCTTGGTGTTTGGGAAGTAGTTCAAGAGAGAAccatttcatattggttgatgcaatggacTAATTGCGAGATCTGGAAAGTGAGAGAAGATACGGTTCAATGTAACCTTGTTGGAACAAGAAACATGGAAGGCTTaagtgcattgggtagattaggcttagaaGATCTATTGCTATTCATATATCCTAattgattttctagtggatcatttaccACTcggagggcggtggagaggtttttcgccaagtttttcggtttcctcttcgataacacttgccagtgttatcttgtgtttgcatctctctttctcttactCTTAACTTTTAATTCCTACtagttgtgattaattaatggcttagagtagtttgctAATGtgggtattgcttatatttcatattccgcacatattgtttgaatataagcttgtattggaaaatttgtttttggaggTCTAAAAATTTACAAGTGTTTTATACACCAAGTGAGTTTTCAAAAAGATCGCTTGGGATTTGATTCAATTTCAAATGGACCACTTGTACTTTCAATTTAAAGTTGTTGATCCCTCAATTTATGGTGACcactttaatttaaatttttttaaaaaatatattaattaaaaaagaaaaaaaacttgtttggtaaaTAAGAAAACGAAGGAaaagtaaacaaataaattttgaattctaatacaataatttttttattatcgcTAAGAGACTAGGATTAGGAATGACAACGGGTCGGGCTCGGGCCAAGTTTTTTCATACTCGAATCCGCCCCGCAGGCCCAAACCTAATACCCAGACCCGGcccgtttattaaacaggtttATTTATTCGAGCCCAGACCTGCCCCGTCGGGCCTCGTTAACCCCAACTAGATTTGGGCCTAATCCATTGCCCAAATCATGgtccaactaaaaaaaaaatagaattgaaaTGCAAAGAGATTGATTTTGGGCTTgcaaaaactttataaaaaaagagatCTAAATATACCTAAAATCATTCTAATATTTGAAAAGTGAAGACTAATCAAAtagatttaaatatttttatgtcatTTGTAGATCTTTGGAAATAAAGCTTAAGAACAAAGAAATATATACCATCaattaaatattcaatttttattctttatttaccatttctttatttttaattattttttctctctcattctttctgtACAAGAACCACCACAAATATACTGACACCAccaccagccaccaccactacaCTACACGCCTGACACCATCACCAATATCAACCCACAAAAACCCACAATCCACCATCAATATTCAACtatcaacaccaaaaaaaaaaaaaacaaacaaacaaacaaataaacagcAACCCACAGTTTCCACCACCGTGagctaaacccaaacccacgaTAAGCCAAACTCAGATCCACGGCgaacaaacccaaacccatggCCCACAGCGAGCAAACCCATAGCAAACCAACGGCAAGCAAACAATGAGCAAACCCACGGCAAACCCATGACAAGCCCACACCACCCAAATCGCAAGACTCGATCTACAGCGCCTCTGATCCACTGCCAAAAAATCGAGCAAACGACGAgtgaaagagaagaaaagaatagCAGCTGGTTTAGAGATGCTTGTGCTGACGGAGATTGGAGAAGAGGAACCAGTGGTGAGATTCTGAGTTGAAGAGATGAGAGGCGGTTGAAGAGATTGTGAGTGTGAGGTGAGGCTGTGAGCAGAAAATTTTAGggttatatatatgtaagggTATATtagtaactatatatataaatgggtCGGGCCAGGTTTTTGTAAAAACCTGGACCCGCTCcgggttttttaaaaaaaaaaaaacccaaaccctggCCCTATTTTTTATCGGGCTGGACCGGGTATTCGCGGGTCGGGCAGAAATCGTCATCCCTACCTAGGATGCTATAATTGAATCTTGGTAGAAACATCACAAGAGATTGCCaatcaagaaaatttatatcccctcaaaagtttcaaataaaagaaCTTTAGACTAAAATGGGTTGTTGATCCTATGTCTCCTATCTGAACTTTGACAGTTTGGGTTAGTCCAGAATAACCtgtatttttttcacaaaaaaaaaaagaaaaaaaaacttgatctTACTTTATAAGCAAATATATTTAGAATCCAATAATCAGATCTAATGGTTTATTACTTTGATAATTAATTTCACATAAGAAGGGAAAATATACTTATACATGTTATAcatgaaactttaaaaaaaaaaaaagaagattaatATCACCTCTAAAAGTAAGTGTTCTTTTGAATTAGCTTCTTTGTTGAAAGCATGCAAAATTATAGTTGTACTTAAAAAAtagcttgaaaagcatattacgtgtattcaagagcattatcagatcaaaattttttgatatatttgaaaatttgagtttcaaccatttttgcaaaattagaatatacttgcaataatttatAAAGATGTTTCATTTGAGAAATCCAGCTATAACGAaaataatcatcaacaaagacaacaaaatattgagatccaccaatactagagacagaggaaggccCCCAGACATCAAAATGAATTAGGTCAAAGATATTAGTGGacattgattcactagtattgaaagataaagctggttgttttcctaactaacatgaaacataatcaaaattttctattaacACTAAACCTAACAAATCTCTAGAAGCCAAGTGTTGTTCCCAAGAGGAAGATAtgtgaccaagtcgagcatgccaaagtgcaagcGAAGGAATCTAAGAAATTGCAACAGCTGCAGCAACAACGGAAACAGAAAGAACAGGTGGAAGACGAAAGTTGTCCACAGGAAACAGACGCTCAACTTTGGGACCGGTCCCAAGCTTCTGTCCCATCCTCAGATCCTACATAATACATCTAAAATAATCAAAGATAATGCGATAACCTAACTCaactaattgtcccacagaaaataaattgtaagaaatgTTAGTAATATTAAAAACCCTAGGAACCGAGATTGGAGGTCGAGatagaacctatattatgaccaaacattgtggaaccattagCTATGCaaatattaagagggtgtggtATAGAATCAAGtttagaaaataagaatgagtgaggtgtcatgtggtCGCAACAAGAaaaatccataagccaagaagAATGAGACATACTAGATAaaactgagagagaagaggaataagatgcatcaCCAACCATACAAATGGTATTAGTGATGATATTTTGAAGGTCAACTGTGGAAATGGTGATAGTAGATTTATAAGACTTGGACTGTGCGGAGACAGGAGCCATTGGTTAGATACTCTCAGTGTTAGCAATAGTAGCAGCAAAAATAGAAACAGCTGATTTGTTGCAATGATAGCAAGTCTTAATAATATGGCCAAGACGTTTGCAAAACTGTTTGCTAGATTGTCGGCAATGATTGTTGTAATAAGAAGAAGACCTATCCTTATTCTTCAATTAGGtgcaaaatatacaaaaatgaaatctacacGAAAAACTGGGTAAGGAGTACCTGGACTACAAAAAGTCAAACCTAGTAAAAAATCAACAGTCAACACTGGTTAAAGTCAACCACAGCTAATGCAACAGATCAAGGGATGACGTAGGCGTGATGATGTCAGCAATTGATGTGGCACTGACATAAGCAGATGACATCAATGTGACGTAAGCAGGAGACTGTGCATGTGTCGATGACGTCATTTAGGGTTGATGTGGCAAGTGACATGGCAGTATGACGTCACAGATGACATTAGTAGGTGGTAGAGGAGGCATGTGTAGCGTATGAGGCGCATAGATGACGCTGTAGAAAATTCTAGCGGTGCGTGACATGTTCGATGAGGCCGATTCTTTGTCAACGATGTAGATCGGAGAAAGACGATGTCGACAATGATGGTAGCCATTGGATCGGAGCAACTCTTGTGGTGTGTGAGGCgcgtggaagaatttttccaaaaCTTTGACCGATGCGTGACGGTGCGTGGATGATTAGATGGTGATGTTTCGGTGGCATTGTGTAGAGTGGTTGAAAATCTACTCGATGATATTTCTTATGTCCTAATTGGAGTTCCAATGTGAAAGATCCAACGGAGGCAAAGGTTGGTGGAGAGCAAGCTTTTGGCGATGGAGATTCAACCTTGAGGACCTCTGATGGAGGCGAAGTAGTCAGGAAAAGGCACTAAAAAGGTTTACTAACCATAGAAGTTGAGGCAGCGGAAAATACTAACAAGGACAAGACtacaaaacacaagaaaattagaGCAAtgactctaataccatgttagaaatataaaataaatgtattgtatttctcaattaataaaatatacatggatacctttatataggaggcagagTGTATAGTACAAGTATGTATtctatacaagtaaacaagtTGGACCTAAAGCCCACAGCCTATTacacattaacaaaaataaaatatttttggagcAAAACAAGAACAATGTTATTTGCGTAGATGCATGTTGCGATCGCAAGATTCATTAACATAGCATATAACtttatttgctaaaatacaaaCTCACCACACCAGTTTATAGATTTGGAAACATCACAAACTTACAACAAAACATTTGCTATGCTAGAAGCAAAGCATTATTACAAAGTTCAGAATGTATCTAAATAAGCAAAAGCAAAGCACCAAGTCTCCAACAAAGACTGAAGCACACAGATGTTCAAGTGTGAAAGACAAAAGGCCTAAGGAAATTCCAAAAAGCGAAAAACAGGACCATGATTCCAACAACAGTTGCTGTCCCTCTCCAAAAATCTTTGAAATATAGATTTGTAAAGGATGCCATGAGTTTGCTCCAACGGCTGCTATAGTGATGTGTAATCTTTTCATTGAGTTCAAAGTAACAAGAATTACCTTCTACAATTTGCTGGCAAAGGGCGTTGATCAGAATTGCCACTGCCTTATTGCTGCCTAACCAGTTAACGATAACGTTTTTCTCAACCAGTAGATCCACATCTGCTGCAGTGTTGATAAGATGATCCAACAATACAATATAATTACATACGTAAGCTTCCCATGGATAATGACATTGCTCTAAGGCCATGAGGTTTCGAACAACACATTCAGTTGAATCCCTTATTATAAAGGATTTGAGTTCCAAGACAGGTTGCATGATCTCCAAGCATTTGAAGCAAGGAAAGCAACTGAAGAGCCATGACATGTTTAAAAATGGACAAATCTTCAGTAAGGCACTCTTTCGAAAATGAATGTCAAGTAAGCTTTCATTCTTGATTTGTCCTGCTCTGGACCCTTTGAATTCCACTCCTGCCTCAGACAGCTTGGTTGCACAAGGTACACGTTCAAAAGTACTTCCACATGTTAGATTCTGTGGAAGGAGAAAATATCTTATGAAATCAGTAAAATGTTTGACATTCTTCTTCTGAACAGAGAATATCCTCTTGTAATCAGAATCGTGAACTAAATTGGAACTTTTCCAAAAATGGAGAAAGTAATCATCGACAAGCTTAAGAAAGGAATTATCCTTCTTTTGCTTGTACATAGAAAGGCCACTATAGGCAAAATTGTATAATTCCTCCAGAACAAAAAATGGAACCTGGTTCTCAAGTAATATCAAGTCCTGCATAATATTATAGCTTTGCAATGGGTTATCCTTTTCATGGTTGTCTTCTTTTGGGTTTTTCTCTTCTGGGtcatcttcttttgtttctttttggcAAGTTATTACACATGCATCCAATAAATTCGATTCACACTTTCGGGAAATGGTAGGCGTTGTTGGTGGGCTCAATGGCTGGTTTTCTTTAGTCCTCCACAATTGTTCAATGATAAAAATAGAATCCAAAAGGATCATTTGCATGAAATCGTTCTCGTTCATGTCATTGACCTCTGCATAACAATGAAGGATATTCTTGTATTTGATTTTTCGGATGCATGTTGTAAAATCATCCAGGCTCTTCTTAGTCCGATTAACAGCTTCAATGAAATACCTCACTTTCAAATCTTCCATCTTCTTCAAATTTTCTTGGCCGTAATGATAAGGGCCTATTGAAATTAGCTTTGGAGTGTAGGCTTCTTCTTTTACCTTACGGAGTTTCTGGGGAACCTTGTAGATACAACACTCGGGCCGCTTCTCAGGTTCCATTTCTTCCAGGGCTAGGGCTGGAATGCTCAAAATCAACTCTTGGTCTTCAAACAACTTGTCAGGCTCCATTTCCGGGAATGGTAATTCTTTGCGTTCTCGTTCTTCTACCTTTCCTGCTTTTCCACCTGTCGGGCTCTTTTTTTCCAGTTGCAAAAACAACATTAACTAGCAGGGGTAAGGCTCACCTCTCAATAGACAAAAACTTGTTGCACATACATTAATAAATTCATATGCacaaaagttttataaaaaaaaaaaaaaaaggtttaattacaaattataaCCAAGTTGGAGGACATGCCATCTTGCCTAACCTTCTTAAGTTTAATGTAATTGTTTCATAACTTAATTCGTTACTCTCccgtccctctctctctctctctctctctctctctctctctcaaccactTTCTCTCACTCCATTGGCACCCCCAAGCCCTTGTCTCTCTTTGCCATTCCCTATCCCCACTCCCTTCACCTCCGTAGTGTCACCACATCACTaaatcaatattattttttaaagccaTCGACTACATCCAATTTGATCCAAGTTTGTGCCAACTGAGCTCAATAAGACAATAACTTAACCTAAACCCATGACCAGAATCACCCTCACAAAATCCAATTACTACCTTACCTAATTAGCCACCAATTGCCAGTCAAATAATCAACCACAACACAAATCTAGCTAAGATCCACTCAACCAAGCCTCTCATGACATACCATAATGGGTCCATTAAATGACTTAAGGTCATCATGTGGGATTTACATGACAAGACACTTGTTTAATTTAGGTGGATGTGACCTCTCCTCcgatcaagtttggaactaaaCCTTGTCTATGTGAGAAGGGACTTCTTAAACAAAATAAGACATAACACCAAAAGCTTTTGATgcgagagagaaaggaagaaactAAGAAAGgtaaaagaacaaagaaaccCTTGGCTTTCTAAGCAATGACCTAAAAGACTTCATAAAGATGTAACAAAGGTAGgttttttgattaattaatttgaataccATTAGACAAAATAAAGCCTAATCATCTTTTTAACTCTAATGGTTCTCAATAATCCAAAAAGGTGTTtgaaaaaggggggaaaaataatttaaagagGGAATAAGGAAATCTAACCAAATAAGCAAAACCTAGAATACTTTACGCAAGAGATGATaagagacaaaaagaaaagaaaaaggaagagggATAATAAATCCAAGGATTGTAAAGACACCCAccccaacaaaaaagaaaaaagaaaaaagattcgAAGTAATATTAAGAGGTAGGTGTTTTTTGTGAATGATCGACCCCGTCctaccttttcttttgttttttctttccccttttttttttgttgctaacaAAAGTACATAGAGCGCTTTGAGATTTGACCACCTCACTATTCTCTCAAATGAGTGTAATTCCTTGTCTCACATATAATAGGTTAGTGGCAAAGCCAACAATGTTTTCCAAGTAGGGTCAAACaaaatatatctataatttattaccacacatatcaatttatacataAAACGTGTCTATTACACAattgagtgtgtgtgtatatatatattattttgatgtatatataaaaatttgatcaagtcaattttatataatttaagagaatttttgtttttcactaAGTTGTGTAGTTAtcctttaaattaattataattaatactttgagtattttaaataatttttttgtgctgaataaattaaatattacacaTTAAAgtataataatagttttagaaaacaagaaatgtataaaattaattaattaaaatacattaattaataaatattacttttatatgCCTTTACATATacaatgtaataataataataattaaatataaaaaaattacttttttatggatgacaatatatatatatatatatatatatatatatatatatatatatatatatatatatatatatatatatatatatatatggggtgTGGGGTGTGGGGTGTGGGTCCTTTCCCTTTGCCACTATACCAGGTAATTACAGGAATGGTTCTTTGAGATGGCCACAAAATGTTGgttaaaaatttcaaacctaGGTTCTCATAAATCTCATGATTGACCCTTAGTAGTCCTTCTAATTCACCACCAAAGAGGAAAACACAGGCACATGCACCAGCTGTTTGTATGTATGTAATAATTGTATTAGTGTTGTAAAATCTAAAGGTCGGCAACAGCAGTACCTCATCCtttgctattttttttggtagtaaaaCCCATaatacaaacccataaaagaaattttgtatagaagggggaaaaaagaaagaaaaagaaattgattgtttcatatatatatatatatatatatatatatatatatatatatatatatatattaaaatgaagCTTCATGCTTACTAACTTATTCATATATagattagtatatatatataaagcataaCTTGACCAATAATCAAACTTGAAATCAGgttatatgtttgtttgtttgctaaAGACATTAATATAAATTTGGTTGTTTCTTAACATGAATTCAAATTGTTTATGAACATTTAAAGAAAAGCAAATAGTGGGTTCCAATAAGTTTAATTAGTAAAGTTTTTGCCATAGAATAAGAGATATGAGATTTGAACCCTGCATATactaaaaatcaattagtgtctTACCCgataataaaatgtaattatCAAGAAGCAGACATGAtaagttaaaattctattatattgacataaaaaatgaaacgaaaagaaaaagtatCCAATTATGTTTTCATATACAGCCATGGTGCATGGTTTTTTTTCCCAGTCGAGATAATATTTATATGTTCGTTAATGATGTTGTAACATAGTTGTACTTCACTTTCTTCAATAAAACTATTATTCTATATTCATAATAATATGGAATATGTGTTGCCCCATTTCTTTGATTTAAATTTCATATCCTCTTTTTCCACTACCTACcaatctcttcttctctttcat from Castanea sativa cultivar Marrone di Chiusa Pesio chromosome 11, ASM4071231v1 harbors:
- the LOC142617333 gene encoding UPF0481 protein At3g47200-like isoform X2, producing the protein MEPDKLFEDQELILSIPALALEEMEPEKRPECCIYKVPQKLRKVKEEAYTPKLISIGPYHYGQENLKKMEDLKVRYFIEAVNRTKKSLDDFTTCIRKIKYKNILHCYAEVNDMNENDFMQMILLDSIFIIEQLWRTKENQPLSPPTTPTISRKCESNLLDACVITCQKETKEDDPEEKNPKEDNHEKDNPLQSYNIMQDLILLENQVPFFVLEELYNFAYSGLSMYKQKKDNSFLKLVDDYFLHFWKSSNLVHDSDYKRIFSVQKKNVKHFTDFIRYFLLPQNLTCGSTFERVPCATKLSEAGVEFKGSRAGQIKNESLLDIHFRKSALLKICPFLNMSWLFSCFPCFKCLEIMQPVLELKSFIIRDSTECVVRNLMALEQCHYPWEAYVCNYIVLLDHLINTAADVDLLVEKNVIVNWLGSNKAVAILINALCQQIVEGNSCYFELNEKITHHYSSRWSKLMASFTNLYFKDFWRGTATVVGIMVLFFAFWNFLRPFVFHT
- the LOC142617333 gene encoding UPF0481 protein At3g47200-like isoform X1 — translated: MLFLQLEKKSPTGGKAGKVEERERKELPFPEMEPDKLFEDQELILSIPALALEEMEPEKRPECCIYKVPQKLRKVKEEAYTPKLISIGPYHYGQENLKKMEDLKVRYFIEAVNRTKKSLDDFTTCIRKIKYKNILHCYAEVNDMNENDFMQMILLDSIFIIEQLWRTKENQPLSPPTTPTISRKCESNLLDACVITCQKETKEDDPEEKNPKEDNHEKDNPLQSYNIMQDLILLENQVPFFVLEELYNFAYSGLSMYKQKKDNSFLKLVDDYFLHFWKSSNLVHDSDYKRIFSVQKKNVKHFTDFIRYFLLPQNLTCGSTFERVPCATKLSEAGVEFKGSRAGQIKNESLLDIHFRKSALLKICPFLNMSWLFSCFPCFKCLEIMQPVLELKSFIIRDSTECVVRNLMALEQCHYPWEAYVCNYIVLLDHLINTAADVDLLVEKNVIVNWLGSNKAVAILINALCQQIVEGNSCYFELNEKITHHYSSRWSKLMASFTNLYFKDFWRGTATVVGIMVLFFAFWNFLRPFVFHT